A segment of the Bacillus sp. es.034 genome:
TTGCATCCTGACGAAGATATGTGGAGAAATGGTGAGATGCTGGCTGGAAAGCTCCGGGAGATGTATGAATACTTTAATGAAAAAATTGTGATTGTAAGTCACAGTAAAGGTGGAATCGATACTCAATCCGCACTGGTCCATCATGGTGCTTTTGCGTATGTTAAAAGGGTCATCACACTCTCGACTCCCCATCATGGGTCAGAGCTTGCAGACCTTGCCTTCAGTAAATGGGCGGGGTGGCTGACCGATGCGTTGAAAAGTAAGACAAATGCCGTCTTTTCATTGCAAACCGCTTATATGAAAGGATTCCGGGCTGAGACAGACGGATCTGATCTTATGAAAGAGATCCCCATCTATACATTCGGGGGCACCGGCTGGGGAGGTGCCTATTCTGAATTATTCTGGGGAGGGTTGTATTTAAGCCGGTTCGGTCAAAGTGACGGGGCCGTGCTGGTAAAAAGCTCCCGGCTTCCTTATGCCAAAGAAGTGGCGGTTAGGGACTGGACACACAGCACGATAAAAAAAGGCAGCAATGTTTTTCCCTATTTAAAGAATCTATACACGGATGAAGTAACGGATATTCCATATGCAGTGGGGAGCGAAATGGCTTCGGAAGGAGATATGTCGGTCCTTCACAGGGGTGGAAAATTCGAGGGGGCAAGATCGGAGAGTTTCTCCGTCGAAGAAGGGATAGAGGGTATTACGGTCGACTGGATCAGTGACCAGCGGGATACGGTGTATGAACTGGTAGGTCCGGATGGTGGAGTTTACATGCAGTGGAATCTGGCTGAAGATGCTACAGGGTATTTCCCTGGAGCGTATCATCATTCCATTCTTCTCACACAGCCAATTTCAGGACGATGGGAAGTGAAGGCAAGATCGGCTCAAAAAGAACATTATATGGTCAGCATCCTATTTCATCAAAAAGGAATGAGTGATGTCGCGGGCACTTTGGCCATGGGGGAGCCTTCTGTGAAGAAGACCTATACAATACATCATATCCCAATGAAAAGTGGGAAGAAAACGTCAACACTCATTACATCTGAAGACCTTTCATCTCTGCCGCTGTCGGACTTTGAAGAAGGAATCCATAACATCACCACAGATCTGGAAGGGAAAACGGCCCAGGGAAACAACTTCCAACGGACGATGATCCAGACCGTCTATGTAGATGGAAAGGGGAATATCTATTAAATGAAAAACAAAGGTCCGTCCCTCTGAGAAAAGAGGGACGGACCTTTGACGTTATAGTGTATTCAGAAATTCTGTTGTTCTGGTGATTTGGCGTTGGCGCTGTGGAGGTGCGCGATTTTTTCGCCGTTTTTGTAGACGAGCAGGCTTGGGATGCCCATGACATCATATTTCTCGGCGATTTCCGGGAATTCGTCCTTATTGATGTCATACCATTTATATTGATTGAATTCCTCCATGATTTCATCAATGAACATATCCATACGACGGCAGTCAGGACACCAGTCTGCATGAAATTTTACGATGACAGGCTCTGTTGATGTGATAAGATCGTCAAAGGTTTCTTTATTTTTGATTGATTGCATGATGATAACCTCCCTTTCCCACTTATTTTAAACAAAACAGAGACTGATTGTAAAACGAATCATTTTTCGTCTCATCTTGTACATGATAATATGAGAATACATTTTGAAAGAAAAAGGTGACATTATGCAGCCCATTAAAGTTGGTTTAGCAGGATACGGTTTTTCAGGACAAAGCTTTCATCGTCCTTTACTCTCTCATTTAGAGGAATTTCATATAGAAGCGGTCATGTCTTCCAATGAAGAAAAAGTAGTAAACGATCTTGAAGGGACGACCGTCGTGCCTTTCCTTGAAGATCTGCTTCAAGAAGACATCGAATTAGTGGTCATCACAACTCCCAATCACCTTCACTACAGTATGATCAAGCAATCACTATTAGCCGGTAAGCATGTGATCGTAGAGAAGCCATTTGTAACGGATAGCCGGGATGGGGAGGAGCTATTGGCACTGGCGAAAGAAAGAGGACTTCATCTCGCCGTTTTCCATAATCGGCGCTGGGATGCTGACTTCCTGACGATTCAGCAATTGGTGAAAGAAGGGACGCTGGGATCGATTTTTACATACGAAGCGCATTTTGACCGGTTCCGTCCGGCCATCAAGGACAGGTGGAAAGAGAATAAAATCGAAGGGGCAGGCGTGCTTTATGATCTTGGCTCTCATCTGTTGGATCAGGCCCTCACCCTGTTCGGGAAGCCCAAATGGGTGCAGGCGGATGTATTTCCGCAGCGAAATCCTGAAAAGGCAGAGGACTACTTCCTCATCACCCTCGGATATGATGTAATGAGGGTTCAACTGTATTCACGTTCAATCGTATTGGATCCGGGACCCCGTTATCAGGTACATGGTCTGAAAGGAAGCTTTGTGAAGCATGGCATGGATCGTCAGGAGGATGACCTTAAAGCAGGAAAGAACCCTGTTTCTAAAGAATGGGGAATCGAAGACGAAGAAAATTGGGGCGTCCTTACAACCATCTCAGGTGAAGAGGTGACATCGGAAGTCATTCCATCCGAAAAAGGGGACTACACACAATTTTACCTGGGGGTATACGGGGCAGTAAGAGAAAATGCTCCTCTACCCGTCGACCCTGAAGATGCTTTGCACGTCATCACGATAATCGAAGCATGCAAAGAAAGTGCAGCAACTGGACGCGTCATCAATATGACTTGAAAAAAGGGCTCCCTGACACGCAGGGAGCCCTTTTCCATATTTTATTCCACCGTCCCTGCTTCCAAAATCTGAATTTTTGCGTCTACATTGAATTTGACCCGTGGATAAATGCTGTCTTCCCATTCTTTGAAATCAAATCCTCGTACCCCGTGCTTTTGGAATTGTCCGATGCCGACAGGGTCTATGCCTAACTCCTGGAATTCTTTCAGCATTCTCGTCCCGTTTTCTTCAATATCCTTTTTCATCTGTTTCTCCACTTCAACCACTTTATCGTTCGTCAATTTTTTACCAGTATACTCACGGATGATCCCTCTTATTCTTATACGGACCGTCACTTCCACAGGGTCTGCATCATGCTTGACGATGATTTTATTCTTGGATTTGAGACTGGTTACTGAAGCCTCGATGGAATTTTCCACATGACCACGGCTCTTTTCTTTCCCCATTTTAATGACATAACTTCCTTCTGCATATTTATCCACAAGCAGTTTGAAGAAAAACATATCCTTAGCAGGGACTTTTTTGACCATTTTGTCTTTATCAAATAACGCGATGCCCGAAATTGCCACACTTTCATTGGACAGCTGCTTTAAGATGGGCAGATAAGGTGTCTGCCCATCCTGAAAGTAATCATAAATGAACATATGAAGGTTGGTTTCGGGAAGTTCTCTCCGGGTGATATTATGCTGGATCAGGTTGGAAAGGTATGTCCCATTTCCTCTTAATCCATAGTTTCCCTTGAGGAGCTCTCCTGCTTCCCCTTCCGTAACGGTCAAATAAAGCCTGGCCCCGACACTGGCATCCCTTTGGAGGGAGTCGCCGATATCGATAATTCCCTTCTTTGCAAGCTCTTCCCCGACTAAAACGACGTCCAAACTACCTCGGACAAGAGGCTGCTGAGATCGTCTTTCCAATTTTTCGAGTACTTCCCTGGTAGAGGAGGCTTCTGCTGACAACGTCCCGTTTTGAATAGATTTATCAGAGAGGTAGATGGGAAACAAAGCAGTTCCCTTGATCTTGTCCTCTCCCACGTAGTCATAAGCTTTCCCTGTTTCAATATATAGGTCGTCCAGGATTTCCTTTTCCACACATCCAGTTAACAATATAAAACTAATGAGAAGAGCAACGATCATGCTAATACGGTTCATTGTTTGTGCCTCACTTTCTTCATGATGATCACAAGCAACAGAAGAGCAGGGATGTAAAAATAGTTAATGTAAAATCCGATTTGCCCTGATACGGAATTGAGGAAATTCACTAGCTTCCGGTCAGTAAAAAACGTAAGGGCGGATAAGCATAGAAGGCAGATGATCAATAACGTATGCCTGTGCTTCAGAGGAGTCATTCGTTTTAAAATCCTGCTGGCACACCAGATGGCGATACAAACGTTCGGAAGGATAATCAAACACCAATTGGCAATGCCGATATACTCAAATCGCTCTACGAACGGCATTTCGACGATCTTCCACATGGAAAGAGTGGCCCAGACGGTCTTTTCCAGCTGCTTCTGACTGAAAAATGAAAAAGAAATCAAGGCTAAGATTGTGTATAGTAGAGTGGTCGTAGAAAGCGCCCAGTGTGCATATTTCTGGGATTTCTTTGCGTCTTTCACAAATGGATAAAGCATCAAGATGGATTCATAACCTAAATACGTCAGGGACATGTTCTTGGTAGAAATCAATAGATCCTTTACCGAATGATCAAAGACAGGCAGAATATTTCGAAAGTCTGCATACTTGAAGGTGAAGGCGAAAGTTAATACGAGATAACTTGGAAGGATGATACCGAAAAAGGCCGTTCCGGTCACGGTCCGTACCCCGCCGTTGACAATATAATATACAAGGATGAGGAAGAACAAAGAAAAGAAGAATGTACTCAATCTCGGATACATCCACACCTGTAATACCTCGATATACGTGCGCAATATGGTAATGACAAGCAAACTGAAATAGACGACAAAGAAGAGACTGAATACTTTCCCAAGCCACTTCCCAAAGGCCAGGGTGTGGGCAGATACAAGATCTCCCTCGACCCTATTTAAAATCTGATACATTATGAACATAATAACGTGAGTGAAAATACCTGCAAGAATGACGGAAATCCATCCATCATAGCCCGCATTTTTCGAAATGATTCGCTGAAATCCAAGTACTCCTGCCCCCACCTGAATGGAGTGAATGAGAAAAAATACGAGAAAGGGCGATATTTTTCTTCTATCCGGAATGGGCTGCATCTGATCACCTCCAACCATTATTCGTCGATATCAAACTTTTTCTTACCTTCAGACGGGCGGAATCTGGACGGCTTCTGGGTTCGTAAATATTCCGGACGCCCTGATTGTTTATTAAAGGGGAAGCGAATGATAGCATCTTTCAGGTCTTTTACCCTTGGCGGGAAAAGGGGTTCCAAAAACGGTCTGCCTAAAGAGGTTAACTGTAGCAGATGACCCATCAGCAGACAGAAGCAGTAGACGATACCCAATAGTCCCCAAAGTTGAGCGAACAACAGAAAGGGAAACCGTAAAAGACGGATCGTATTACCCATCCGATACACAGGTGTTGTAAAGGAAGCAAGAGCCGCAAGGGCAACCATTATGAGCAATACGTTACTTGTGATCCCCGCTTCAACTGACGCCGTCCCGATGACGATCCCTCCAACGATACCGATTGTCTGACCTACCTTGGTCGGAAGGCGCGCCCCTGCTTCACGAAGCAGTTCAATCGTCAATTCCAGAAACAATGCTTCAAGTATAGGTGGCAGAGGGATCTCTTGTCTTGACGTGATGAGTGTGGCCATTAAATCTTTCGGTATGAGTTCATAATGATAGGTCAATGCTGCCACATAAATAGGCGTAATCAAAATGGAGAACGCCACTGCGAATACACGGACGAGACGAAGAAATGAGGAAATAGAAAAATTCAAAAAATAATCCTCATAGGCATTAAAAAATTCTACGAGA
Coding sequences within it:
- a CDS encoding Ger(x)C family spore germination protein; its protein translation is MNRISMIVALLISFILLTGCVEKEILDDLYIETGKAYDYVGEDKIKGTALFPIYLSDKSIQNGTLSAEASSTREVLEKLERRSQQPLVRGSLDVVLVGEELAKKGIIDIGDSLQRDASVGARLYLTVTEGEAGELLKGNYGLRGNGTYLSNLIQHNITRRELPETNLHMFIYDYFQDGQTPYLPILKQLSNESVAISGIALFDKDKMVKKVPAKDMFFFKLLVDKYAEGSYVIKMGKEKSRGHVENSIEASVTSLKSKNKIIVKHDADPVEVTVRIRIRGIIREYTGKKLTNDKVVEVEKQMKKDIEENGTRMLKEFQELGIDPVGIGQFQKHGVRGFDFKEWEDSIYPRVKFNVDAKIQILEAGTVE
- a CDS encoding oxidoreductase; translated protein: MKEKGDIMQPIKVGLAGYGFSGQSFHRPLLSHLEEFHIEAVMSSNEEKVVNDLEGTTVVPFLEDLLQEDIELVVITTPNHLHYSMIKQSLLAGKHVIVEKPFVTDSRDGEELLALAKERGLHLAVFHNRRWDADFLTIQQLVKEGTLGSIFTYEAHFDRFRPAIKDRWKENKIEGAGVLYDLGSHLLDQALTLFGKPKWVQADVFPQRNPEKAEDYFLITLGYDVMRVQLYSRSIVLDPGPRYQVHGLKGSFVKHGMDRQEDDLKAGKNPVSKEWGIEDEENWGVLTTISGEEVTSEVIPSEKGDYTQFYLGVYGAVRENAPLPVDPEDALHVITIIEACKESAATGRVINMT
- a CDS encoding thioredoxin family protein gives rise to the protein MQSIKNKETFDDLITSTEPVIVKFHADWCPDCRRMDMFIDEIMEEFNQYKWYDINKDEFPEIAEKYDVMGIPSLLVYKNGEKIAHLHSANAKSPEQQNF
- a CDS encoding GerAB/ArcD/ProY family transporter — encoded protein: MQPIPDRRKISPFLVFFLIHSIQVGAGVLGFQRIISKNAGYDGWISVILAGIFTHVIMFIMYQILNRVEGDLVSAHTLAFGKWLGKVFSLFFVVYFSLLVITILRTYIEVLQVWMYPRLSTFFFSLFFLILVYYIVNGGVRTVTGTAFFGIILPSYLVLTFAFTFKYADFRNILPVFDHSVKDLLISTKNMSLTYLGYESILMLYPFVKDAKKSQKYAHWALSTTTLLYTILALISFSFFSQKQLEKTVWATLSMWKIVEMPFVERFEYIGIANWCLIILPNVCIAIWCASRILKRMTPLKHRHTLLIICLLCLSALTFFTDRKLVNFLNSVSGQIGFYINYFYIPALLLLVIIMKKVRHKQ